The Rhododendron vialii isolate Sample 1 chromosome 6a, ASM3025357v1 genome includes a window with the following:
- the LOC131331052 gene encoding uncharacterized protein LOC131331052: MRTLCPNFDKEDALDTVLEVPIPEEMFTSMGNSAALRWQNMRSWMRAQRCDKLSNSHLANGAGNDQFMLLLKLVGSPLIPFQVQADHTMTLPIRDGSIEASTAKYIVHQYLAATGGQAALDSLRSMYAVGQVKMVSSDIHQGGDSTNTKRNCEVGGFVLWQKNPDLWFLELVVSGCKVSAGSDGKVAWSQSSSQPSQASRGPPRPLRRFFQGLDPRSTANLFSNAVCIGEKSISNEDCFTLKLETSTEVLRSQSTPNTEIVHHTIWGHFSQRTGLLIQFTDSKLVRMKASKGDESVFWETSMESQIEEYRYVEGINIAHSGKTTATIFRYGKSLSNHRAKVEETWRIEEVDFNIVGLSLDCFLSPADVKNEEQGMS, translated from the exons ATGAGGACGTTGTGTCCGAATTTCGACAAAGAAGATGCGCTCGACACGGTGCTGGAGGTGCCCATACCGGAGGAGATGTTCACCAGCATGGGCAACAGCGCGGCCTTGCGGTGGCAGAACATGCGATCGTGGATGCGGGCTCAACGCTGTGATAAGTTGAGTAATTCGCACCTCGCCAACGGGGCCGGCAATGACCAGTTTATGCTTTTGCTTAAGCTTGTTGGATCTCCTCTCATTCCTTTTCAGGTCCAGGCTGACCATACCATGACTTTGCCTATTAGAGATGGCTCCATT GAAGCCTCCACGGCAAAATACATAGTACACCAGTATCTAGCAGCAACAGGGGGACAAGCCGCGCTTGATTCACTCCGCAGCATGTACGCAGTGGGGCAAGTGAAGATGGTGTCGTCGGACATCCACCAGGGCGGCGACAGCACGAACACGAAGCGCAACTGCGAAGTGGGCGGATTTGTGCTGTGGCAGAAGAACCCGGACTTGTGGTTCCTTGAGCTAGTTGTCTCCGGTTGCAAGGTGAGCGCCGGTAGCGATGGCAAGGTGGCGTGGAGTCAGTCCTCCTCGCAGCCTTCCCAGGCCTCCAGAGGCCCTCCAAGACCCCTCCGGCGCTTCTTTCAG GGCCTGGACCCAAGATCAACAGCAAACCTCTTCTCAAACGCGGTATGCATCGGCGAAAAATCCATATCCAACGAAGATTGCTTCACCCTGAAGCTCGAAACCAGCACGGAAGTCCTCAGGTCCCAGAGCACCCCGAACACCGAGATCGTCCACCACACCATCTGGGGCCACTTCAGCCAGCGAACCGGGCTCCTGATCCAGTTCACGGACTCGAAGCTGGTCCGGATGAAGGCGTCGAAGGGCGACGAGAGCGTGTTCTGGGAAACCAGCATGGAGTCCCAGATCGAGGAGTACAGGTACGTGGAAGGGATCAACATCGCGCACAGCGGGAAGACAACGGCGACCATCTTCCGGTACGGGAAGTCGTTGAGCAATCACCGGGCGAAGGTGGAGGAGACGTGGAGGATCGAGGAGGTTGATTTCAACATTGTTGGGTTATCGTTGGATTGCTTCTTGTCTCCTGCTGATGTCAAGAATGAAGAGCAAGGGATGAGCTAG
- the LOC131331053 gene encoding uncharacterized protein LOC131331053 isoform X2, with the protein MELRSCTQLHFIQAIRAGLVEKILNVNTCGRPALRLKKLEDIYESEDAKKRDSLSTVKPEDSFAHMVFDSNLVKTESPDPPVMERDTEKRGSNMDTSYCNSDDDEEGSDDGQTLKQLKEQCKMKKRKALHSLCSSPKEDYTDLHPEEDECDLEEPISSWKSKISKNQRGKKKSAKKSSSSSPQTEVSVKSDEISTADDSMQHSPCLPVHLSVKVEDPQTEYTECSDITSSSDDTSHLCAEQEICDVNPDLESAAKVSFTEEESDSCTVNEVCFDHLEHVEPNYLHPPIGEETMDAENLRKPCQRSLVFPTSEDKEEGHIVHPLLEESSLETNFLVNDHGSDTSNYVQSNSSVHEISRQTSHACGIQVPDMAMDSNLCCMKPESACDPCNLEDGINESLPSNLEMDSLSSSFGNHCTSWSSIHCSSPEIVLLSADDDVVATDKPPLISVSGDAARDCLSPHKSPVDFEVDSPTREEKQPLRSAPVDLESNSPEKDHQCDDAYKSLPVININYPLEQCHPPERLLSTRKAISPTSQEKLCKAMKGVELDGRIDHYKCKDKLQFTEDTQDDPTSAGPDTVVEVDAKLVGLGEVTRTFDAISTRQLTKKPRNDRKGSPPKGFCRNPHLSRSLPHASTAATSIQSCSERAIAFSQRQMHDIEGLATMLTQELKFMKAIVEEKAHSEASPTASSKYDADEVKTAINRATKAEETTKKWLSMMTRDCNRFCKLMKLNEKGEIASGNAIHKERKKITFADEAGGVLCHVKFIEDSIDSLDSKS; encoded by the exons ATGGAGCTAAGAAGCTGCACTCAGTTGCATTTTATCCAAGCTATTAGGGCTGGTTTGGTCGAAAAAATCCTTAATGTAAATACTTGTGGAAGACCAGCTCTTAGGTTAAAGAAGTTGGAGGATATATATGAGAGTGAAGATGCCAAAAAACGTGACAGTCTGTCAACAGTTAAACCAGAAGATAGCTTTGCACATATGGTTTTTGATAGTAACCTGGTCAAAACTGAAAGCCCAGATCCGCCTGTAATGGAAAGGGACACAGAGAAAAGAGGAAGTAACATGGACACATCTTATTGCAATTCTGATGATGACGAAGAAGGCAGTGATGATGGTCAGACATTGAAACAGCTCAAGGAGCAGTgcaaaatgaagaaaagaaaagctttACATTCTTTGTGTTCGTCTCCAAAAGAAGATTATACTGATTTGCACCCAGAGGAAGATGAATGTGATCTTGAAGAACCTATCAGCAGCTGGAAATCAAAGATTTCAAAGAATCAAAGGGGTAAAAAGAAGAGTGCAAAAAAGAGTTCTTCTTCATCTCCTCAAACTGAGGTTTCAGTGAAATCGGATGAAATTTCTACTGCTGACGATTCCATGCAACATAGTCCTTGTTTACCTGTCCATCTTAGTGTTAAAGTCGAGGATCCACAAACAGAATACACAGAATGCAGTGATATCACAAGTAGTTCTGATGATACATCTCATTTATGTGCTGAACAAGAAATCTGCGATGTTAATCCTGACTTGGAGTCAGCGGCAAAAGTATCCTTCACCGAAGAAGAATCTGATAGTTGCACCGTTAATGAAGTTTGTTTTGATCATTTGGAGCATGTTGAACCTAACTATCTTCATCCTCCAATTGGTGAAGAGACTATGGATGCAGAAAACCTAAGAAAGCCTTGTCAGAGGTCGCTGGTTTTTCCTACATCAGAAGACAAGGAAGAAGGACACATTGTGCATCCACTTCTTGAAGAAAGCTCTCTGGAAACAAACTTTCTTGTGAATGATCATGGTTCAGATACGTCTAATTACGTCCAAAGTAATTCCTCCGTGCATGAGATATCAAGGCAAACAAGTCATGCCTGTGGAATCCAAGTGCCAGATATGGCAATGGATAGCAACCTTTGTTGTATGAAACCTGAAAGTGCATGTGACCCTTGCAACTTAGAGGATGGTATTAATGAAAGCTTGCCTTCTAATCTGGAAATGGATTCTCTAAGTAGCTCGTTTGGCAATCATTGCACATCTTGGAGTTCTATTCATTGTTCGAGTCCTGAAATTGTTTTGCTTTCTGCGGATGATGATGTAGTTGCAACTGACAAGCCGCCATTAATATCTGTCAGCGGTGATGCAGCAAGAGACTGTTTGAGTCCTCATAAAAGTCCAGTTGATTTTGAGGTTGATTCACCTACGAGGGAAGAGAAGCAGCCTCTAAGATCTGCCCCTGTTGATTTAGAAAGCAACTCCCCTGAAAAAGACCATCAGTGCGATGATGCATATAAGTCCTTGCCAGTGATCAATATCAATTATCCTTTGGAGCAGTGTCATCCTCCTGAGAGGCTCCTTTCTACAAGAAAG GCCATTTCTCCAACTTCTCAGGAAAAGCTATGTAAAGCTATGAAAGGTGTGGAGTTGGATGGACGGATAGACCATTACA AATGCAAGGATAAACTCCAGTTCACGGAAGACACTCAGGATGACCCTACTTCTGCGGGACCAGACACAGTCGTGGAAGTAGACGCAAAACTAGTTGGGCTGGGTGAGGTCACTAGAACCTTTGATGCCATTAGCACCAGGCAGCTGACTAAGAAACCAAGGAATGATAGAAAAGGTTCTCCACCTAAGGGCTTTTGTAGGAATCCCCACCTTTCTCGTTCCCTTCCTCATGCTAGCACTGCGGCAACATCCATCCAAAGTTGTTCAGAGAGGGCCATTGCATTCTCACAGCGGCAGATGCACGATATTGAAGGTCTTGCGACGATGCTTACTCAGGAGTTGAAGTTTATGAAGGCCATCGTAGAAGAAAAAGCTCATTCTGAAGCATCTCCCACTGCATCTTCAAAATATGATGCGGATGAG GTGAAAACAGCCATCAACAGGGCAACAAAAGCTGAAGAAAcaactaaaaagtggttatccATGATGACGAGAGATTGCAACCGTTTTTGTAAACTCATG AAGTTGAATGAGAagggtgagattgcttcagggAATGCAATCCACAAGGAGAGAAAGAAAATCACTTTCGCTGATGAAGCTGGTGGAGTGCTCTGTCATGTCAAGTTCATTGAGGATAGCATAGATTCTCTCGACTCCAAAAGTTAA
- the LOC131331053 gene encoding uncharacterized protein LOC131331053 isoform X1, producing the protein MELRSCTQLHFIQAIRAGLVEKILNVNTCGRPALRLKKLEDIYESEDAKKRDSLSTVKPEDSFAHMVFDSNLVKTESPDPPVMERDTEKRGSNMDTSYCNSDDDEEGSDDGQTLKQLKEQCKMKKRKALHSLCSSPKEDYTDLHPEEDECDLEEPISSWKSKISKNQRGKKKSAKKSSSSSPQTEVSVKSDEISTADDSMQHSPCLPVHLSVKVEDPQTEYTECSDITSSSDDTSHLCAEQEICDVNPDLESAAKVSFTEEESDSCTVNEVCFDHLEHVEPNYLHPPIGEETMDAENLRKPCQRSLVFPTSEDKEEGHIVHPLLEESSLETNFLVNDHGSDTSNYVQSNSSVHEISRQTSHACGIQVPDMAMDSNLCCMKPESACDPCNLEDGINESLPSNLEMDSLSSSFGNHCTSWSSIHCSSPEIVLLSADDDVVATDKPPLISVSGDAARDCLSPHKSPVDFEVDSPTREEKQPLRSAPVDLESNSPEKDHQCDDAYKSLPVININYPLEQCHPPERLLSTRKAISPTSQEKLCKAMKGVELDGRIDHYKCKDKLQFTEDTQDDPTSAGPDTVVEVDAKLVGLGEVTRTFDAISTRQLTKKPRNDRKGSPPKGFCRNPHLSRSLPHASTAATSIQSCSERAIAFSQRQMHDIEGLATMLTQELKFMKAIVEEKAHSEASPTASSKYDADELLQVKTAINRATKAEETTKKWLSMMTRDCNRFCKLMKLNEKGEIASGNAIHKERKKITFADEAGGVLCHVKFIEDSIDSLDSKS; encoded by the exons ATGGAGCTAAGAAGCTGCACTCAGTTGCATTTTATCCAAGCTATTAGGGCTGGTTTGGTCGAAAAAATCCTTAATGTAAATACTTGTGGAAGACCAGCTCTTAGGTTAAAGAAGTTGGAGGATATATATGAGAGTGAAGATGCCAAAAAACGTGACAGTCTGTCAACAGTTAAACCAGAAGATAGCTTTGCACATATGGTTTTTGATAGTAACCTGGTCAAAACTGAAAGCCCAGATCCGCCTGTAATGGAAAGGGACACAGAGAAAAGAGGAAGTAACATGGACACATCTTATTGCAATTCTGATGATGACGAAGAAGGCAGTGATGATGGTCAGACATTGAAACAGCTCAAGGAGCAGTgcaaaatgaagaaaagaaaagctttACATTCTTTGTGTTCGTCTCCAAAAGAAGATTATACTGATTTGCACCCAGAGGAAGATGAATGTGATCTTGAAGAACCTATCAGCAGCTGGAAATCAAAGATTTCAAAGAATCAAAGGGGTAAAAAGAAGAGTGCAAAAAAGAGTTCTTCTTCATCTCCTCAAACTGAGGTTTCAGTGAAATCGGATGAAATTTCTACTGCTGACGATTCCATGCAACATAGTCCTTGTTTACCTGTCCATCTTAGTGTTAAAGTCGAGGATCCACAAACAGAATACACAGAATGCAGTGATATCACAAGTAGTTCTGATGATACATCTCATTTATGTGCTGAACAAGAAATCTGCGATGTTAATCCTGACTTGGAGTCAGCGGCAAAAGTATCCTTCACCGAAGAAGAATCTGATAGTTGCACCGTTAATGAAGTTTGTTTTGATCATTTGGAGCATGTTGAACCTAACTATCTTCATCCTCCAATTGGTGAAGAGACTATGGATGCAGAAAACCTAAGAAAGCCTTGTCAGAGGTCGCTGGTTTTTCCTACATCAGAAGACAAGGAAGAAGGACACATTGTGCATCCACTTCTTGAAGAAAGCTCTCTGGAAACAAACTTTCTTGTGAATGATCATGGTTCAGATACGTCTAATTACGTCCAAAGTAATTCCTCCGTGCATGAGATATCAAGGCAAACAAGTCATGCCTGTGGAATCCAAGTGCCAGATATGGCAATGGATAGCAACCTTTGTTGTATGAAACCTGAAAGTGCATGTGACCCTTGCAACTTAGAGGATGGTATTAATGAAAGCTTGCCTTCTAATCTGGAAATGGATTCTCTAAGTAGCTCGTTTGGCAATCATTGCACATCTTGGAGTTCTATTCATTGTTCGAGTCCTGAAATTGTTTTGCTTTCTGCGGATGATGATGTAGTTGCAACTGACAAGCCGCCATTAATATCTGTCAGCGGTGATGCAGCAAGAGACTGTTTGAGTCCTCATAAAAGTCCAGTTGATTTTGAGGTTGATTCACCTACGAGGGAAGAGAAGCAGCCTCTAAGATCTGCCCCTGTTGATTTAGAAAGCAACTCCCCTGAAAAAGACCATCAGTGCGATGATGCATATAAGTCCTTGCCAGTGATCAATATCAATTATCCTTTGGAGCAGTGTCATCCTCCTGAGAGGCTCCTTTCTACAAGAAAG GCCATTTCTCCAACTTCTCAGGAAAAGCTATGTAAAGCTATGAAAGGTGTGGAGTTGGATGGACGGATAGACCATTACA AATGCAAGGATAAACTCCAGTTCACGGAAGACACTCAGGATGACCCTACTTCTGCGGGACCAGACACAGTCGTGGAAGTAGACGCAAAACTAGTTGGGCTGGGTGAGGTCACTAGAACCTTTGATGCCATTAGCACCAGGCAGCTGACTAAGAAACCAAGGAATGATAGAAAAGGTTCTCCACCTAAGGGCTTTTGTAGGAATCCCCACCTTTCTCGTTCCCTTCCTCATGCTAGCACTGCGGCAACATCCATCCAAAGTTGTTCAGAGAGGGCCATTGCATTCTCACAGCGGCAGATGCACGATATTGAAGGTCTTGCGACGATGCTTACTCAGGAGTTGAAGTTTATGAAGGCCATCGTAGAAGAAAAAGCTCATTCTGAAGCATCTCCCACTGCATCTTCAAAATATGATGCGGATGAG CTTCTACAGGTGAAAACAGCCATCAACAGGGCAACAAAAGCTGAAGAAAcaactaaaaagtggttatccATGATGACGAGAGATTGCAACCGTTTTTGTAAACTCATG AAGTTGAATGAGAagggtgagattgcttcagggAATGCAATCCACAAGGAGAGAAAGAAAATCACTTTCGCTGATGAAGCTGGTGGAGTGCTCTGTCATGTCAAGTTCATTGAGGATAGCATAGATTCTCTCGACTCCAAAAGTTAA
- the LOC131331055 gene encoding outer envelope pore protein 24, chloroplastic-like — protein sequence MMKASLKSRYDTDKSTAGAAATVAFNAGNVKLRASMTDATFVNGPSLNGLALAVEKPGFFIIDYDVPKKDFRFQFMNSIKVAEKPLNLTYIHSRNDNRTILDGNLAFDPANKVSVNHMIGSGNCKLKYTYVNQGVTTYEPSYDFKKNSWDFAVSRRVYGDDVFRASYQTSSKAMGLEWSRNSKMNGRFKIAASLNLGEELKLPKLTAETTWDFEM from the exons ATGATGAAGGCCTCGTTGAAGAGCAGGTATGACACGGACAAGAGCACCGCCGGGGCCGCCGCTACCGTCGCCTTCAACGCCGGCAACGTCAAGCTCCGGGCATCCATGACCGACGCCACCTTCGTCAACGGCCCCAGCTTGAACGGCTTAGCTCTAGCCGTTGAGAAACCCGGGTTCTTCATCATCGATTACGACGTCCCCAAGAAG GATTTCAGGTTTCAGTTTATGAACTCGATTAAGGTTGCAGAGAAACCGTTGAACTTGACTTACATCCACAGTAGGAACGATAACCGGACGATACTGGACGGGAATCTGGCCTTCGATCCAGCAAACAAGGTGTCGGTGAATCACATGATCGGGTCGGGAAATTGCAAGTTGAAGTACACTTATGTGAACCAAGGGGTGACCACGTACGAGCCGAGCTATGATTTTAAGAAGAACTCGTGGGATTTCGCAGTGTCAAGGAGGGTTTATGGTGATGATGTGTTTAGGGCTTCGTATCAGACGTCGAGCAAGGCGATGGGGCTCGAGTGGTCGAGGAATTCGAAGATGAACGGGCGATTCAAG ATTGCTGCGTCCCTCAATTTAGGAGAGGAGCTAAAACTGCCGAAGTTAACTGCCGAGACAACTTGGGACTTCGAAAtgtga